AGCAAGTAGTAATTGACGGAGAAACATGCCTTTTAGATATTCTCGACACAGCAGGTCAAGAGGAGTATAGTGCAATGAGAGATCAGTACATGAGGACGGGCGAGGGCTTCTTGTGTGTCTTTGCCATAAATAACATTAAATCATTTGAAGATATTCATCATTATAGGTGGGTTTTGGAAGGGAGGTCATATTCTTCCACTTTCTAAAAGTCTCGTCCATCCAATTTAACACAACTTTAGACAAATGGAACAGTTTCTGACTATAAATCTGAAATGGAAACCTTTGcgagatgtttaaagtttatttattagtcacaagtaggcttacattaacactgcaatgaagttactgtgaaaatcccctagtcgccaaattccggtgcctgtttgggtacactgagggagaatttaacatgtccaatgcatctaaccagcatgtctttcggactgtgggaggaaaccggagcacctggcggaaacccatgcagacacggggagaacgtgcagacttcacacagacagtgacccaagccgggaattgaacccatgtccctggggctgaggcagcagtgtcgggATGTGAATTAACTCGATAGCTTTCAAACCAGCACGGGCACAAATTATTTCGTGGCCAACTCTGCTGtcgaacatatttttaaaaaaaagatttctgAACTCTGGGGATATGGGTGTTTTTAAACCGCTGGACTTTTTCTCTTTTTAGCAGAATGCCATTTTCATAAAATTAGACATGAATTTTATTGGAGGGTGGGTAGGCACAGTGAAATGGAACATTGGTTTATCCCTGCTGAATTTGACTTGAGTCCAAACTGATGAGGGGGCACGTCCCCATACTTCTCCCTGCTTGAGTCGTGGGAACTGACTGACGTGACCTGGGCAGTCCCTGCTCATGTCTTAATGGATGAAGTAGTCAGCTCAGAATTGTCTAAAATTTTGAGGAAATGAACACCAAATGTTAATTTGACAGAGGTGAGCAACAAATGTAGGTTTTTGTTTCCCCCCCATTCTGAAACCAGGAGCACAGACTGGGCCAGCAAAACTCACCAATCCTGCAGTGGAGCCAATTTACTGCATTTGGGGGTTATGGCAAACTGTTCTGGCAGGGGAGAAGCAGCTGTACTCTGCCTGTGGCTATGCTACACTTGACATGAGAATGTTTATTGCTGACATTGACTAAACAATGGCATGTCTCCAATGTGACACTGCTTTCCCTATCTGTCAAATTTACCGTGATGTCGTTCTGAAGACgcgaatttaaaaaaaagtaaagattgtgtttttatttctctGGTTTGCAGGGAACAGATAAAAAGAGTAAAAGACTCTGATGATGTGCCAATGGTCCTAGTGGGAAATAAATGTGATTTGCCCACAAGGACAGTAGACACAAAACAAGCACAGGATCTAGCACGAAGTTATGGAATTCCTTTCATTGAAACGTCAGCAAAAACGAGACAGGTGAGTGACCTTGGAGTACAGGCAAGCGCACGGAGTTGAGGTTGAGTGGTGACGATTTGATTGGATGttgcagcaggcttgaggggctgaataccCTCCTGGTCTGAATGCAGAGCTTTTTTTTCACCTGTACCAAGCATCAGTTTCAGATTCACAGTTGACGggctttaaaaaagaaaatctgaACAGCactttttgggtgggattttacagccttgtttgtcctgaaaccataaaaccttgcctgaggtcaatggacttttccatggttctcgccccgcccccactctgattcctgtggcgggcaggatggtaaaattccagccttcttTTGTGTGAGATATCTAATTGTGATGAGATATCAGGAATCAACAAGGACCTTAAGTTGGCTCAAATGAAGCATTTTTCCGAGCACTAGTAAGACTGAATTGGGATTCAAATTGACATTTTTAGCAGTTTGACTCTAACCAATTTGTTATAGTCCTGTTTATACAAACCTCCCAACTCCTAAGCAGTCTTCCAGGTTAATACACAACCTGAAAAATGGTTAAATGAAAGGAAAGTGTGTGTCAGCACTTTCTTGGTTGTCTTGCTGATTAAATAAAAAGCTAATCTGAAAGCTCAGTGTTTTCCTGCAAATTTCCATGATAAAATTTGATCTTTTGTGTTTTTCCCTCTGTGTAACAAGAGGTGGCACTGTTCCAATGTGATGGCATTTAATAACATCCATTTGAAGGGAGCTGCTATTTTTGTTCCCGTATAATGCACACATTGTGCTTTGGACATGACCAAAAACGCGTTTGCACAATTGTAGATTTCTGCAGCTCTGTTTTAACTAGTATGATTCTGTTGCCTGCTTTTTGCATTAGCTGTGTAATGTGGTTCTCTGGCTTGTTAACATGATGACCCAGCTAGGCCACATGACTAAAAGCCTTAAAACAATGGTTTGTGCAATTTTTCACTCCTGCTGAAATTTCTATCTAGGAAGACATTGATGTATAAGTTCCTATACAGAATTTGAAATTGCTGCATTGTACAGTATGATGGAGATAAAATTGTTTTTTGTTACCCTCTGCAATTTTCGCTGCTCCTTGATTCTCTGCATAATTGAATTCATATCTGTTCCAAATATCTTTCCTTTTTTTTGTGATGAATAATGAGACACGGCCTGAAACCTTCTGATTTGCACATTCAGGACTGTGAATAATCCTTTGGTGATGGTGTGTTCTTTACTTCTGAATCTCTGCATGGCTAAAATCACAACTCCTTGTCTGCTGCtgattaggggggggggggcaaggggcaaATCGATGTAATTCTATTCTTCAGGTACTTATTTTAACCTTTTGGAGAGAAAGTGACCAGGGAGTTCTGTTGCAATTTGAAAGCACTGCTGTTGGTTCCTCCAGGACCTGCATGTTTTTGTACCTGTTTTATGCAAGTGATCATTGAAGGAGTTGTGTTTTGCAATGCAGAGAGTGGAGGATGCATTTTATACATTGGTACGTGAGATTCGCCAGTATAGGTTGAGAAAAATCAACACTGAAGAGAAGACTGCACGCTGTGTGCCCTTTAAATGTGTTGTGATGTAACATGGTAAGTTGTGAGCTTCAGAGACACAAGACCCTC
This region of Mustelus asterias chromosome 19, sMusAst1.hap1.1, whole genome shotgun sequence genomic DNA includes:
- the LOC144507860 gene encoding GTPase KRas isoform X1; its protein translation is MTEYKLVVVGAGGVGKSALTIQLIQNHFVDEYDPTIEDSYRKQVVIDGETCLLDILDTAGQEEYSAMRDQYMRTGEGFLCVFAINNIKSFEDIHHYREQIKRVKDSDDVPMVLVGNKCDLPTRTVDTKQAQDLARSYGIPFIETSAKTRQGVDDAFYTLVREIRKHKDKMSKGEKKKKNKTKKKCLIM
- the LOC144507860 gene encoding ras-like protein isoform X3 produces the protein MTEYKLVVVGAGGVGKSALTIQLIQNHFVDEYDPTIEDSYRKQVVIDGETCLLDILDTAGQEEYSAMRDQYMRTGEGFLCVFAINNIKSFEDIHHYREQIKRVKDSDDVPMVLVGNKCDLPTRTVDTKQAQDLARSYGIPFIETSAKTRQRVEDAFYTLVREIRQYRLRKINTEEKTARCVPFKCVVMGVDDAFYTLVREIRKHKDKMSKGEKKKKNKTKKKCLIM
- the LOC144507860 gene encoding ras-like protein isoform X2, giving the protein MTEYKLVVVGAGGVGKSALTIQLIQNHFVDEYDPTIEDSYRKQVVIDGETCLLDILDTAGQEEYSAMRDQYMRTGEGFLCVFAINNIKSFEDIHHYREQIKRVKDSDDVPMVLVGNKCDLPTRTVDTKQAQDLARSYGIPFIETSAKTRQRVEDAFYTLVREIRQYRLRKINTEEKTARCVPFKCVVM